The Nerophis ophidion isolate RoL-2023_Sa linkage group LG20, RoL_Noph_v1.0, whole genome shotgun sequence genomic interval cacacacattcacattcacacacacgcacacacactgagcaAAGGGATGCTAACTGACTCCCGTTTCCTGCTGGGGAGCAGCTGATCTGCCGCAGGACGGCGCCAACAGCAACCAGAAGAGGAAGTGTGTCTTTGTGCCGTACAGAGACTCTGTGCTCACATGGCTGCTCAAGGACAGCCTGGGCGGCAACTCTAAGACCATCATGATCGCCAGTGAGACGCCTTTTCAGCAGAAAGTCCTCGCCATACCGAGCCGTAATCCGCCTTCTCCTTGGCAGCCATCTCCCCTGCCGACGTCAACTACGGCGAGACGCTCAGCACGCTGCGCTACGCCAACCGCGCCAAGAACATCATCAACAAGCCCACCATCAACGAGGATGCCAACGTCAGGCTGATTAGGGAACTGCGGGCGGAAATTGCCCGACTGAGGGCGCTGCTGGTGGAGGGCAACCAGGTGACCTCGAGGCTGCCCTTGTTGCCATGGTAACCAGCAGTGTTGTGACCATgggcttgttgttgttgtcgttcaGATTGCTCTGCTGGACTCTCCGACTGCGCTCAGCATGGAGGAGAAACTGCACCAGAACGAAGCCAGAGTGAGTGGGACCCTTAAAGGCCCTGACCTTTGACCTTTCCACACACCTacagccgtgtgtgtgtgtgtgtgtgtgtaggtgctgGAGCTGACTAAAGAGTGGACCAACAAGTGGAATGAAACCCAGAACATCCTCAAGGTAGTGTCCACAGAGACCTGTGTGTGGTCCACGTGACGAGAGCGGGCGCCTGTCCACAGGAGGAGACATTGGCGCTGAGGAAGGAGGGCATCGGCGTGGTCCTGGACTCCGAGCTCCCTCACCTCATCGGCATCGACGACGACCTCCTCAGCACCGGCATCATCTTGTATCACCTTAAGGTCCGCTCGTCCCCGAAAGGACACAGCGAGTCCCAACAGTGATGTCTTTCTCTTGTCTGGGTTCAGGAGGGACGCACGCACGTGGGCAGAGAGGACGCGTCCACAGAGCAGGACATCAGTGAGTCGCCGTAATCCCTCAGTGTCGGTGCGACTGAAGGAAGAAGAGCTTTGTCAAACCGGAAGTACACTGAGGTCATGTCCTGTGCTCTTGCGCCCACTACAGTTCTGCATGGTTTAGACCTGGAGAGCGAGCACTGCGTGTTTGAGAACCGGAACGGCACCGTAACGCTGGTACCGCTCAGCGGGGCTCAGTGTTGTGTCAATGGGATCCAGGTGACCGCGCCCACTCCGCTCAATCAAGGTGAGTGGCCGCCCTCGTCCTCGTCTTAGTCCTCGCCCTGCTTTACACCGGTTCTCGCACAGGTGCTGTCATCCTGCTGGCCAGAACCAACATGTTCCGCTTCAACCACCCCAAAGAGGCGGCCAAGCTGCGAGAGAAACGCAAAGTGAGTCTGGGCGTGGGCAGGTCCCTGCGCTGTCCTATCTGATCCAACCCTGTCCCCGCTTGACCCCTCAGAGTGGCCTGCTGTCCTCCTTCAGTCTGTCCATGAGCGACCTGTCCCAGTCCTGCGAGAACCTGTCCACCGTCATGCTGTACAACCCAGGGTGAGTCTCGGCAGCACATcccgttgccatggtaacacgggTGATGAAAACTGCTGCTCTGTTCCCTCCCCCACCCAGCGGGTAGGCGTTCACTTCCTGTCTGTGCCCACCTTGACATCCTGTCCATGTCTGCCACCGGCTTGTATTCCTTGTCTTTGCGCTTTTTTTGACTGAGTTCCTTGTTTGACGTGTGCAGGCTGGAGTTTGAGCGTCAGCAGCGCGAGGAGCTGGACAAGTTGGAGGTGAAGAGGTGAGGAGGTGCCTGACCGACAGTCGCCCTGGAAACTGATGGCGCTTGTCACAACCCCGCAGGAGGCTGATCAAGGAGATGGAGGCCAAGCAGCAGAGCGAGAAGGCGGAGCTGCAGCGCCTCCAGCAGGAGGTGGAGAGCCAGCGCAAAGAGTTTGAGGAGGTGCATCAGAGGATCCTGCGCCAAGAGGAGAGCCTTCGCCGCCGGAATCAGGACATGGAGAGCCTCCTGCGCCACCTACTGGAGGAGAAGCAGCGCTTTGAGGATCGACGTTCCCGGCTCCAGGAGGTGCAGGGAGGTTCGGAGCAGGAGCAAGATGACGAACAGAAGGAAATATACCGAGAGCTGGAGGAGCTGCAGAGGGAGCGTGAGGAGCAACAAGTGCGTCTGGAGACTGAGAGGAGGCGCCTGCAGGAGCAGGAAAACGAGCAGCTCAGCCTGTTTGGGAGGCTGCAGGAGCAGCTGAGGGAGGAAGAGGAAGTCTTCCTGCAGAGCCAGGGGGAGGCAGGCCGCCTTGAGGAGGAGCATCGATCGCTGGCAGACATCAAGGAGGTACTTCTACAGGCCAAGGAGGCGGGAGATGGCAGTGTGGAGGTGGGGAATGCTTGCACCCGCTACACCGACTTTAAAGGAGCTCAGGTGGAGGAGCTGGCACGCCTTGAGGAGACGCTTCAGCGGTTGAAAGAAGGTTTAGAGAAGGAAGTTGCCTCTATGCTCCCTCTGTCCCGTAACCTGAAGGAGGAACAGGAGCTGCACTCCAAGCAGCGCCAGCTGAGGAGCGTAACTCAGAACCTTCTCCCAGCACTGGCCCTTGAGAAGCAGCGAGCGGAGGAGATGCTCGACAGTCCTCCCGGCCTACAGGAGCTCCTGTACCAGGTGGAGAAGGAGCTGCAGGAGAAGGAGGACAAGCTGGAGCTGCACCGGGCCAACGCTCAGCACCTCCTGCACCTCCAGGAGAACCTCCGGTTCACGGCCGACGTGGGCCGTCAAGAAGAAAATGTGAGGCGCAAGGAGAAGGAGATCCTGGAGTCCAAAGACAAGCAGCAGCAGGAGGCCATGGAGGAGGCAGTGGGCCGGCTGGAGAGGAGGCACTGGGCCCTCAGATGCTGCACCTCTTTGGAGGAGAAAGGAGCACACGGGTGGGTGAGCACCCAGCCACTTTATTAGAAACGCCAGATGACCATATGTCTGTGACAGGGAGGAGCAGGACATGCGCACCGAGGAGAACCTGCACACATTTCAGCCGCTCTCAGACCACAGGTATGAATTGTCGGATCAGAACCAGACCGCTCTGGTTGTCTTCCTCACGTTGTCTTGGTAACAGGATCAGCGCCTACATCGAGGATGAGGTGCAGAGGAGGCTACGCAACATCAACCTCCTGAATGGCGTGTCTCTCCAGGTGGGTGGGGGGGGAGTCTCTGTGTGGCTGTTTATAATTAAATTAGATCATTATTACGATGATATCATTCTATTACATCACACTACAATCACATACCTTAATCTctactatttctggggctgaggttgcccaggtagttaaaaagctccttggtggcagaAGGATGCTCTGGGTACTGTGGGGCTGTGTTGGTtgacatcgcgtggacattggtgGCGGGGCCTCTGGCTTGGCAGacgggggtggtggttcctctctttaagaagggtgtgttccaactattgtgggatcacactcctcagccttcccggtaaggtctattcaggtgtactggagaggaggctatgccggatagtccaacctcggattcaggaggaacagtgtggttttcgtcctggtcgtggaactgtggactagcgtgatactctcagcagggtccaAGAGGGTACATGGGACTTTTCCCAAcctgtctacatgtgctttgtggacttggagaaggcattctaccgtgtccctcgggaagtcctgtgtggagtgctcagagtatggggtatgggactgtctgattgtggcggtccgctccctgtatgatcagtgtcagagcttggtccacattgccggcggtaagtcggacacgtttccattgagggttggactccgccaaggctgtcctttgtcacccattctgttcataacttttatggacagaatttctaggtgtagtcagggcgttgaggggatccggtttggtggctgcaggattaggtctctgctttttgcagatgatgtggtcctgatggcttcatcttgccaggatcttcagctcttgagaatcagcacctccaagcccaagtccatggttgaagggtggagtgccatctcctggttggggaggagatcctgacccaagtggaggagttcaagtacctcaggatCTTGTTCACGAGTTGGGGAAGGGTAGATCTTGTGATCGACAGGCGGaccggtgcggcgtctgcagtatGTGGACACTGTATCAGTCGGtagtggtaaagaaggagctgagccggaaggcaaaggtctcaatttactggtcgatctacagtcccatcctcacctatggtcatgagctttgggttttgaccgaaaggacaagatgccGGCTacacgctctccctgagagatagggtgaagttctgccatccgggagaagatcagagtaaagccactgcttttccacgtggagaggagccagatgaggtgttttgGGCGTCTGGTCAGGGCACGTTTGACCGGTTGGAGGCTATtggcaagacccaggacatgttgaagagactatgtctcctggctggcctgggaacgcctcgggatcctccgggaggagttggacgaagtggcctgggagagggaaggctgggcttctctgcttaggctgctgcccctatGACCCGATCtttgataagtggaagaagatacaTGGATGATTATGATTACAATATAAGTAATATTAACAGCTGTTTAACTCTTACTTGGGATCAACAGTCCCCTAGGGGGCAtctctgtatgtatgtgtgttgctatgatctgctgtgatatttTAATGCATGTCACATGATATTAACGAGTCCTCTTGTTGTCACTACCACTCAGCTGCCAGTTGAGTGAGGAGTCATCATCTACAGAAGTACATGAATTTTGCTCTTCTTCTTACAGGAGGACAAAATGCCAAATAAGAATAATCCTCTAAAGTCCAAATATGAGGTGAGTTGTCGTCATATACCTAATCAAGTGTCCTCTGTCCATCACTCTCCATCTCTGTCCATCATTCTCCATCTCTGTCCATCACTCTCCATCTCTCTCCATCATTCTCCCTCTTGGTTGTGTGTGTTGATCTGATGCCAATCACTTGAAATGAATCCTTCCAATCCGTAACGAAATGAAAGTGGACCAGCAAGGACCAGAACTTAATCCGATGTGGACCCTGTCAGCGCATGTTGGTTCTGTCCACTCAGCACTATTGACCCTCAGACTAATTTGCATGTGGCGATCTCTGCTGGGTCCAATGAAGGTTCCGTGGGCTGCATGAAGGACGGCGCTgctggatgatgacatcactgcTCTTGTGCACAGAAAAACCTTCTTGAAGTCCAGCAGGACCTTTGTGCAGAACCAAGGACCCGCGATCAAGAGCAGGCGTTCCCGTTTGAGTTGTGGGCGGAGAAAGACGTAGAGCACCAAAGGTGTACCAGAACCAGTTTGGATCATGTGACTGAGCACCTGGACCCTGATGTTAGACCTCACACTGCGGTTCGGTCACGGTCATGTGACTCTGTTTCTCCCGAGTGGCTGACCAGAACATGTTCCCACCAGAGGTCTGACTCAGAGGAACACTGTGATGGCGAAAATGTCCTCTTAGAACATAAGACCAGCTACAGTTGGGGCTACTTTGCTGGGAAGTTGTGTGAGGCGTACAGAACCGCCGGTCTGGGTCTGCAGGTGACGCGGGACATCGTTCACAATGTTGGCATGCGAGACTTGCTGTCCCACTATGTGACCCAAATGTCCAAAGAACTGATCCACAGTCTCAGGCAGCCCACAGCAGAACATGTTGCAGAACCAGCAGGAGAACATAAAGTCCATTTGATGAAAGTGACTAAAGACAGTGTGGACTGGTCCAATCTGGTCAAAGGTTCTGTGTCTTGTCTGAAGAACTCCAGTCCTTACATCTTCTTCCAGAATCTGGTTCTGATGCCGCCAGGTTTGGGCCGACTCCAGGCGTCTCCCACAGACAAAATGCTGGAGACGTTGGCCTCTCTGGCGCCGTGCTGGCAGGTTGGCCCGCTGCTCAGCGTTTTCTGGCTGAGAACGGCCAGCACCGGGATGCTCCGCCCCCAAGCGGCGTGCCTGCTGGTGTCGAAAAAAGAGCTAACTGTGATCACATGTGGCGATGGTTCTGAAGACACCTTAGCTGCTTGCCAGCGTTTGGGTCTCGGAGAAATCCGGCAGGTCCAGATTAGCCTGGCGGGACAACACGTGCGCTTGCTGGGCGCCTGTGAGGACGTCCTCCTGGTGGTCTTCACCCACAGCAAGGACCTCACGCAGGAGTTCTGCAGGGCTCTTCTGAACGCCGTCCACCCAGAGAAGTTCTATGAGGGGGTCAAAGGTGAGCCGTTGTTAGACCATGACCTCATGGTTCTGTCTCTGGACTGGACTGCCAAAGTTCCTGACATCGTTCTGGACCGCCTCATCATCACCTCCAAGTTCAAGCGGGTTCTGGCCGACCTGCTCTACGTGGTTCACGGCAACATGGCCGGTCCGGACAAGCCCTCACTGGCCGCCATCCGACCTCTCCTCTTCACCAGCACCAGGTCCAGCTGCACGGACCCGGACGCCATTTTGCAATTCTTCCTAACGGACACTCACGTAGTTCTGCTGCAGGAGGACATGGTCTTTCCCCCGGAACCGCCAGGATCTGCTCTCCTTCCAGTCCAACGGCACTTCCAGGTCCTGGACCTGCGGCGCCGTAAGGACGTCCACCATGTGCTGCTGAGGCGGAGACACGATTGTATGCTGGTCCAGATGGTCTTCAAGAACCCACCGAGCCATCACCAGCAGTCCTGGAAGCTGTCCTTTGGTTGCACGCCGGAAGTCGTCATCTTAGTCCAGCACCTGTGTGGTTGAAAGGCCAGACACCACCTGGTTCTGATCTGTTTTAGAGGACGAAGTGTTCTTAAAAAAAGATTGtcagtaaaaaataaatagatgagACAAGAAGTAGGCCTCTTCTTTTCTTTGGTTCTGATCCGTCCACACATCTTGTCTCCTGGCATCCAGCGGCCGGCGTGCGCTCCGGTCAGTGGCGGTTCTGACCAGCGGATCTGTGTTTACATCCCTCGCTACGTCCTTCGGGGTCAAGGCAAGGACGAGCACTTTGAGTTTGAGGTCAAGGTCAGTGGTCTTCACCAAGGTCAGTGATGTGTCCTCAGAGGTCAAAGGTCAGCGTGTGCCCGCAGTTGAGCGTGCAAGACGACACCTGGACCGTGTTCCGCCGCTACAGCCGCTTCCGAGAGATGCACCACAGCCTCAGGGGTAAATATCCTCAGGTGAGCAgggtcattattattataattattattatttattagattagattagatagtactttattcatcccCAGGGGAAatgacattttcagcacaatcccattcaagatcatccattttataccgcttgtcccttttggggtcatgggggtccatcccagctacaatcgggtggaaggcgggtgaCACCCTGGAaaggtcaccacctcatcacagacagacaacattcacacacatttagtgttgccaatcagcctatccccaggtgcatgtctttggaggtgggaggggcctatccctaggtgcatgtctttggaggtgggaggggcctatccccaggtgcatgtctttggaggtgggaggggcctatccccaggtgcgtgtctttggaggtgggagggacctatccccaggtgcaagtctttggaggtgggaggggcctacccccaggtacatgtctttggaggtgggaggaagcccacgcagtcacgagaacttgcaaactccacgtcattattattaaaggcctactgaaattagattttcttatttaaacggggatagcaggtccattctatgtgtcatacttgatcatttcatgatattgccatatttttgctgaaaggatttagtagagaacatccacgataaagttcgcaacttttggtcgctaataaaaaagccttgcctgtaccggaagtagcagacgatgtgcgcgtgacgtcaccggttgtagggctcctcacattgtttacaatcatggccaccagcagctagagcgattcggaccgagaaagtgacaatttccccattaatttgagcgaggatgaaagatttgtggatgacaatagtgagagtgaaggactagatgaaaaaaagacgagggcagtgggagcgattcagatgttattagacacatttactaggataattctggaaaatcccttatctacttattgtgttactagtgttttagtgagattttatagtcatacctgaaagtcggaggggtgtggtgaccgccagtgtctctgagggaagccatggaggagccaagaaagttgcagctgcctctttgacagctgcaggacgaacgacacaagctctgctcatgtttacggtaagagacgacttattaccacaatttttttcaccggaacctgccggttgacatgtggtagagaaccatgtttgctagacagctctgttccatagtaatgctccacaacaaacaaagaaacacccgctgtgtttgtgttgctacagccggctgcaatacaccgctttccacaaacagcttacttctttgtagtctccattattaattgaacaaattgcaaaatatccagcaacacagaagtccagaatactgtgtaattatgcgataaaaacagactacgtgcacgcgtcatcattccgcgacgttttcaacaggatacctcgcgggaaatttaaaattgcaatttagtaaagtaaagcggccgtattggcatgtgttgcaatgttaatatttcatcattgatatataaactatcagactgcgtggtggctagtagtggctttcagtaggcctttaatataattattaacgccattattaataatgttattttccatccatccattttctaccacttgtccctttcgaggtcgctggaacctatctcagctgcatttgggcggaaggcggcgtagaccctggacaagtcaccatcacagggccaacatagactacattcacactcccacactattataattattattattcagaaTGTAATTATTcacgtcattattattattaatcatgtCATTGTCAATCATTTTATCTTTCATAATGATAttcatagggacaagcggtagaaaattaatattaataatgttaatagagcggcacggtggaggaggggttagtgcgtctgactcacaatacgaaggtcctgagtagtcctgggttcaatcccaggctcgggatctttctgtgtggagtttgcatgttctccccgtgactgtgggggttccctccgggtactccggcttcctcccacctccaaagacatgcacctggggatacgcccctcccacgtccaaagacatgcacctggggataggcccctcccacctccaaagacatgcacctggggataggcccctcccacctccaaagacatgcacctggggagaggcccctcccacctccaaagacatgcacctggggataggcccctcccacgtccaaagacatgcacctggggataggcccctcccacctccaaagacatgcacctggggataggcccctcccacatccaaagacatgcacctggggataggctaattggcaacacaaaatggtctctattgtgtgaatgttgtctgtctgccttggccctgcgatgaggtggcgacttgtccagggtgtacaccgcctgattgtagctgagataggcatcagcgcccccgtGAACCTGAACGgtacaagcggtagtaaatggatggatggaataatgttaatattattattattattgaattgaattgaatttaaatatttatttcaaacctgcacagtacaactaaaaacagtttttgttttttttacatgttggcaaagatatttatgcaaggcttgaaaaggggttggatgaagcagctgcttaaaatagcccaacccctctcactcattccacatttgacataaacaatattatacaaaaacaatactctataaacaaaacaagaaaagctcctgtacactaacaataccatgagacaagacaagactagacaatacacacacacacacacacacacacacacacacacgggcccaaacactctccaaccatacacctctcttccatcgctctgtgctgagggcatcactctttcctcatcgtacttcttcagtacttcttttttaaacagtgttttaaattgaatcatgctagaacacgtttttaactcgtcccctaagttgttccacagagtgactccacgcactgaaatgcacattgattttaaagtggttctaaatttaggcaaatataatttgttgtttcctcttaaactgtaactatggtgatcatctctgtcatggaataggttctgtatattggatggtaaaGAGTTTTGagatgccctaaacataatttgagcagttttaaaattgatcacatcgttcagtttaagttgctttaagttcataaatagtggatttgaataatgtctgtagtgaacattggaaacaatcctgatgggctttttctgcagagtgactaaaggttgtagatgtgatttataacaatttccccagacttcaacacaattggttaaatatgacatgataaatgaatgatataataacagcagagcattggtgttcaataaatgacatgatctcctcatcattccaacacatttagcaacttttttcctcaggtaacttatatgatatatataaatgataaatgggttgtacttgtatggcgcttttctaccttcaaggtactcaaagcgctttgacactacttccacatttacccattcacacacacattcacacactgatggagggagctgccatgcaaggcgccaaccagcacccatcaggagcaagggtgaagtgtcttgctcaggacacaacggacgtaacgaggttggtactaggtgggatttgaaccagggaccctcgggttgcgcacggccactcttccactgcgccattaTTCATAATGTTATTACCATTTATATTATTATTCGTAACGTTATcaatattgttaatattaattgttttattaatattaatcaaTGTTATGATTATGGGATGCTGTCATTCCAGCTGGCAGCGCTGGAATTTCCTCCCAAGAAAATATTTGGGAACAAAGATGAAAGAATGGTTGCTGAACGCAGGAACCACCTAGAGGTATGACATCATCCTCACCTGCATTGCATCATCATCATCTCATGCTTTTCATTGGCTAAATAtcgtgtgtgtacatgtatgtatatgtatgtacatgtgtttataaatgtgtatgtgcgcatattatatgtatgtacatgtgtgtttctctgtttgtgtatgtatgtatatgtatgtacgtgtgtgtgtctctctgtgtatgtatatgtatgtgtgtgtatctatatgtatgtacacatgtctGTGtctctgtatgtatatgtatgtacacgtgtgtgtgtctctctgtgtgtgtatgtatatgaatgtacacgtgtgtctctgtgtgtgtatctatatgtatgtacatgtgtttgtgtctctgtgtgtgtatgtgtatgtacgtacgtgtgtgtgtgtatgtgtatgtatgtacatgtttataaatgtgtatgtgcgcatattatatgtatgtacatgtgtgtttctctgtgtgtgtatgtatatgtatgtacgtgtgtgtgtctctctgtgtatgtatatgtatgtgtgtgtatctatatgtatgtacatatgtctgtgtctctgtatgtatatgtatgtacacgtgtgtgtctctctgtgtgtgtatgtatataaatgtacatgtgtgtgtgtctctgtgtgtgtatctatatgtatgtacatgtgtttgtgtctctgtgtgtgtatgtgtatgtacgtacgtgtgtgtgtgtgtgtgtatgtgtatgtatgtacatgtgtgtgtgtatctatatgtatgtacatgtgtgtgtctctgtatgtatatgtatgtacatgtgtgtgtctctgtatgtatatgtatgtacatgtgtgtgtctctgtatgtatatgtatgtacatgtgtgtgtgtctctctgtatatgtatgtacatgtgtctccgtgtatgtgtgtacgtatataaatgtgtatgtgtgcatattatatgtatgtacatgtgtgtgtcagCGGTACTTGAGGAGTCTGTTCGGCGTGCTGCTGACGTCATCAGGATCGCCGCTATGTGCGGAGGCAGACGGAACGTTGCACCTTTCCAAACATTCCGTGTGCGAGCTGTCGCCCTTCTTCAAGAAAGGCGTGTTCGAGTGCGGCCGTCACGGAACCAGCTGAGCGCTTCGCTGGCGTCGTGTGGGAAATAAAGTTGACTCACGCTCGCCTCTTCTCAACTTTGAACATCCACTTCCTCACGCTGGCCTTGGTCTTTGAAACCCAGGCAACAAGCACCACTCTGAAACATGACCTTTGACCCCTTTATTCTCACAAGTTGTAGCGGGCATCAGCGGGCAGGTTCTGGATGCTTCTGCCCACTCAGGATGAGCTCAGCGGGTGTGAGAAGGAAGTCGTAGGACGGGACGCTCAATGCCTCAAGTTGCTCTCGACACCTCTGGAGGGTCTTGTTGTACTCCTGCAGGTCAAAGGTCACTGAGTGGgcatctctcacacacacacacacacacaagtggcgCTCAGCTGACCTGAACTTGGCGGTCCAGTTCTTCCTGAAGGTTCTTGATGGCGACTCTTTTGGACCTCAGTGTGTCCTGCAGATGGAAAGCAGGAAGTGaggacgatgacatcacatgactcAAAAGGTGGGCGGGGCTGCACCTCCAGTCGCGTGGTGGCGGCAGCGCTGGCTGCAGGGTGGATGTTGGCGCTGGAGAGCGTGGCGAGGAGCTGGGCCTCCTTTTTGTCCACAGACTCGGTCAGGAGTGCCAACTTTTGGTCCAGAAGCATCTCCTTGAGGCCGCTCCTCTGCTGCATGTCCAGAAGAACTTCCGTCTGCTTCCTGAGCAGCGCGTCACGCTCCTCCTCCACCTGCAACATACTCTATGTCATGTGCAGCCTCACAGCTAAATGTGTGCTGTCATGTCACGCTCCTCCACCTGCAACATACTGTACGTCATGTGCAGCCTCACATCTAAATTTGGGCTGTCCTaattttttccaccaagggccacatagagggctatttttatgttttatttaaaagAATGCTACAAACATATTGTGTCAGATTTGTTCTTTTGGTGACTGAGTATACAGTATGTTGAATTATTCCTTAGCACATTGTTGTCATGACATAGCATTTTTATTACATGTTTACTACTGTTGTCCTCAtgcaacaacattaatataaaaCTAGTCTGTCTAAATTatgcctgtacaaaaatattcatCTACGGTTTATTATGGTTGTAAATAATtcataagttagtattatttcattttttaaatagcTAACTAAAAACTTTGATAATGTCTTGcgttttaaatattatttatttcttccattcaatattttatttcaggggtgtctaaactttttacCAAGAGCTGCACACTGAACAGTcaagttttttttacacatatatatacatatatatatatatatatatacacatac includes:
- the kif16ba gene encoding kinesin-like protein KIF16B isoform X1, whose protein sequence is MASVRVAVRVRPMDRREKELMAKCIIQMDGAKTTITNLKVPEGITGDSTRVRTKTFTYDFSYDSADCKSSTFVSQDKVFRDLGSDVLKAAFEGYNACVFAYGQTGSGKSYTMMGNPGDAGLIPRICEGLFSRIADSTRWDEASFRTEVSYLEIYNERVRDLLRRKSTQTYNLRVREHPKDGPYVEDLSKHLVQNYSDVEELMEAGNIKRTTASTGMNDVSSRSHAIFTINFTQAKFDAEMPSETLSKIHLVDLAGSERADSTGATGVRLTEGGNINKSLVSLGNVISALADLPQDGANSNQKRKCVFVPYRDSVLTWLLKDSLGGNSKTIMIATISPADVNYGETLSTLRYANRAKNIINKPTINEDANVRLIRELRAEIARLRALLVEGNQIALLDSPTALSMEEKLHQNEARVLELTKEWTNKWNETQNILKEETLALRKEGIGVVLDSELPHLIGIDDDLLSTGIILYHLKEGRTHVGREDASTEQDIILHGLDLESEHCVFENRNGTVTLVPLSGAQCCVNGIQVTAPTPLNQGAVILLARTNMFRFNHPKEAAKLREKRKSGLLSSFSLSMSDLSQSCENLSTVMLYNPGLEFERQQREELDKLEVKRRLIKEMEAKQQSEKAELQRLQQEVESQRKEFEEVHQRILRQEESLRRRNQDMESLLRHLLEEKQRFEDRRSRLQEVQGGSEQEQDDEQKEIYRELEELQREREEQQVRLETERRRLQEQENEQLSLFGRLQEQLREEEEVFLQSQGEAGRLEEEHRSLADIKEVLLQAKEAGDGSVEVGNACTRYTDFKGAQVEELARLEETLQRLKEGLEKEVASMLPLSRNLKEEQELHSKQRQLRSVTQNLLPALALEKQRAEEMLDSPPGLQELLYQVEKELQEKEDKLELHRANAQHLLHLQENLRFTADVGRQEENVRRKEKEILESKDKQQQEAMEEAVGRLERRHWALRCCTSLEEKGAHGEEQDMRTEENLHTFQPLSDHRISAYIEDEVQRRLRNINLLNGVSLQEDKMPNKNNPLKSKYEKNLLEVQQDLCAEPRTRDQEQAFPFELWAEKDVEHQRCTRTSLDHVTEHLDPDVRPHTAVRSRSCDSVSPEWLTRTCSHQRSDSEEHCDGENVLLEHKTSYSWGYFAGKLCEAYRTAGLGLQVTRDIVHNVGMRDLLSHYVTQMSKELIHSLRQPTAEHVAEPAGEHKVHLMKVTKDSVDWSNLVKGSVSCLKNSSPYIFFQNLVLMPPGLGRLQASPTDKMLETLASLAPCWQVGPLLSVFWLRTASTGMLRPQAACLLVSKKELTVITCGDGSEDTLAACQRLGLGEIRQVQISLAGQHVRLLGACEDVLLVVFTHSKDLTQEFCRALLNAVHPEKFYEGVKGEPLLDHDLMVLSLDWTAKVPDIVLDRLIITSKFKRVLADLLYVVHGNMAGPDKPSLAAIRPLLFTSTRSSCTDPDAILQFFLTDTHVVLLQEDMVFPPEPPGSALLPVQRHFQVLDLRRRKDVHHVLLRRRHDCMLVQMVFKNPPSHHQQSWKLSFGCTPEVVILVQHLCG